Proteins from a genomic interval of Geotrypetes seraphini chromosome 7, aGeoSer1.1, whole genome shotgun sequence:
- the DCP1B gene encoding mRNA-decapping enzyme 1B isoform X7 yields the protein MAVARRKESLTHQEQLRAQHGTGTGASPLSLNPGDSKEVDILQMLTKAKDEYTKCKTCSEPKQMTSSTAIYNNPNLIKPIPVKPSESQHNPVAHQSKFTDLEPQHLSLMALFGNQDKTFKNATDQPLKQHSERPHIRQGVVRSLSYEEPDRLGALENMLTPEKQLCPAIQKLVVRGTDLQPVSELLENRLPENDSMNGTRDFDELFQPAPIQSIVASLQLQDKTGTQSLLQKLQAPQEPMSKLNQSTAVPVNCTASVFNRTPVTVAAPATEIKTIAQPQLVYFNDTLQTLRPQPLGTEHPKIPRPPLPFSTNQLTSSGLISPQELLNKLQIVQQEQHFHGSSRPALAAKFPVVVQTTGAPKPLDSWIEKQSRSEKQNPLFQQVISPQRIPATVAPSLLMTPMVFTQSTLVQPKGTESGRLPLASKESTPGPACLLLPPRVSESSVLNSNTSSNCSILTKVQLQETLLHLIRNDDNFLNIIYDAYLSSVTKGARKKKM from the exons atggcagtcgctcggaggaaggaaag TTTAACTCATCAAGAGCAGCTCAGAGCACAACATGGGACTGGAACAGGGGCTTCTCCATTGAGCCTGAATCCTGGTGATTCCAAAGAGGTAGATATCCTGCAGATGCTAACCAAGGCCAAAGATGAATACACCAAG TGCAAAACCTGTTCAGAACCAAAGCAGATGACAAGTTCCACTGCCATCTACAACAATCCCAATCTAATCAAACCAATCCCAGTGAAACCCAGTGAAAGCCAGCACAATCCAGTAGCTCATCAAAGCAAG TTCACAGACTTGGAACCACAACATTTATCTTTAATGgcactttttggaaatcaagacaaaaccttcaaaaatgccACAGATCAACCATTGAAACAGCACTCCGAAAGGCCTCATATACGACAGGGTGTAGTTCGCTCACTGTCGTACGAGGAGCCTGATAGACTAGGAGCCCTGGAAAACATGCTTACTCCAGAAAAACAGCTTTGCCCAGCCATTCAGAAACTTGTGGTACGTGGAACAGATCTTCAGCCAGTTTCTGAACTCCtagagaataggctgcctgaaaATGATAGTATGAATGGTACAAGGGACTTTGATGAACTTTTTCAGCCTGCACCAATACAAAGTATTGTGGCTTCTCTTCAGCTGCAAGACAAAACAGGGACTCAGAGTCTGTTGCAAAAGCTGCAAGCACCACAGGAGCCTATGTCCAAACTAAATCAGAGCACAGCAGTGCCTGTCAACTGCACAGCTTCAGTCTTTAATAGAACTCCTGTAACTGTTGCAGCACCagcaacagaaataaagacaatAGCCCAGCCACAGCTTGTATATTTCAATGACACCCTTCAAACTCTCAGACCTCAGCCCCTTGGTACAGAGCACCCCAAGATTCCTAGACCTCCACTTCCTTTCTCTACCAACCAATTGACTAGTTCTGGGCTTATTTCACCACAAGAACTGTTGAACAAACTGCAGATAGTGCAACAGGAACAGCACTTCCATGGCTCCAGCAGACCTGCCCTAGCAGCAAAGTTTCCTGTAGTTGTTCAGACCACTGGCGCTCCAAAACCCTTAGACTCCTGGATAGAAAAGCAATCGAGGTCGGAAAAGCAGAATCCCCTTTTTCAG CAGGTCATCTCACCTCAGCGCATCCCAGCTACTGTGGCTCCATCACTGTTGATGACCCCCATGGTGTTCACTCAGTCCACGCTGGTTCAGCCAAAGGGTACAGAAAGTGGGAGATTACCGTTGGCAAGCAAAGAATCCACTCCAGGACCAGCCTGCCTGCTTTTGCCTCCAAGGGTGTCAGAATCATCTGTTTTGAATAGCAATACCAGCAGCAACTGCAGCATACTAACAAAGGTGCAACTGCAAGAAACACTACTACACCTTATTCGG